A stretch of Babesia bigemina genome assembly Bbig001, chromosome : III DNA encodes these proteins:
- a CDS encoding protein kinase domain containing protein, putative yields the protein MHMPRRRAPPFADGDGVKTPKHVRRPALSHSTASRSAISRSSVSSAAVSHSTVSRSSVSSAAINRSAISHSAINRSATSRSAISRSTASRSSVSSTAASSAAKASGRGESIPKQPSSCVDSKAGDVYGVSPQRQEGSQRTPLVFVNIHDKRELFVVPPDYPYKYSSAVAEGSVDDMVYPLLPKMVRTPRRTLVPFCGLGDYRGDSSIVSPLDTQLSQMVKRAIDNNDRDLLAVSPGKDSILSQVSLALPHLTPSQEHVKRRRHSLFAKQWKRNAINDCLYNFYASRFKGRDDATVKENVIASAAGNETAQRLIESALARKRHAPSEPKNAMTRNWISSGPVYCKSLSDVLKTYYEYLYSKQEGNGVLKRKVAATSRYFFEILAEAKDCERKMRERELVTEERLYGRKDFIADIERENQNNRNRCKKMYTMYLQCQKRCEEMSRHLRDRVAQQAAAMGPGPSPAPVPVPVPERVQPPPVRPGPHSAASHDITEDTAMNAAHVPQQQYDLEDCKTTAPASGPATGEGDREVGQMSQTAERLTQAESNVCHEIVLSLPALPTQEDLGTQSRNGGSASAGTATPSRHDFSCDTPNRDKTVISGQMGSSSAWDVATSAQNRSIQLVSSCIPSSRVRPRETLTPTKRLGDRSVTDSIANCSKSPSSAMAAGSRQGGPITPSFRCNSNSAREQDTPFANRLSSVGHVNKRIYSKMEEKGELEGYRALLSELNALLFADGGSVLGFSKLPPALSWLDETDNCRPTVPPSQENFRDGTLYTTCSYAEIKLMKVLQGGICALRSKNRSKDMEAAILQQIIDVNSELLELKKKLDNGRCALYKKLKRDWAERNSKWAGFPPLKRGYRLLNMLGKGGFAEVWEVLDPITLTVQAAKLHILSVDMNPVERGNVVMRVKNEIDIHKTCRSHKNIVNMKACFEMGDNMLATILELCDDGDLDHYIKLHAPVPEKLALTWTYQILEGLHYMKTLPEGRVHHCDLKPGNILKHRGDVKLADFGLSKMVPHHSTRELWGGGGTIFYQPPECLLANFRNKQIVLTDKIDIWAVGCILYEMLYNARPFGFIGGRRSLSGTQQHMQKLLYCITERMYQAILSGVKFPPNDRVSEDCRDLISRFLAFEPNMRPSIEEAMSAPVFHAELSGCI from the exons ATGCATATGCCCAGGAGGCGAGCGCCGCCGTTTGCGGACGGCGACGGCGTCAAGACGCCCAAACACGTTCGACGGCCGGCCCTCAGCCATTCTACCGCCAGCCGCTCTGCCATCAGCCGCTCTTCTgtcagcagcgccgccgtcaGCCATTCTACGGTAAGCCGCTCTTCCGTCAGCAGCGCTGCTATCAACCGTTCTGCCATAAGTCACTCTGCCATCAACCGTTCTGCTACCAGTCGTTCTGCCATCAGTCGCTCTACCGCCAGCCGCTCTTccgtcagcagcaccgccgcAAGCAGCGCTGCAAAGGCGAGCGGTCGCGGAGAGTCGATTCCGAAGCAACCGAGCAGCTGCGTGGACTCCAAGGCTGGCGACGTCTACGGAGTCTCGCCGCAGAGGCAGGAGGGAAGCCAACGGACGCCGCTTGTGTTCGTCAACATCCATGACAAGCGTGAGCTTTTCGTTGTTCCGCCCGACTACCCGTACAAGTACAGCTCTGCGGTGGCGGAAGGGTCGgtggatgacatggtgtACCCGCTGCTGCCTAAAATGGTGaggacgccgcgcaggaCGCTGGTGCCCTTCTGCGGACTTGGCGACTACCGGGGCGACTCCAGCATCGTGTCGCCGCTGGACACGCAGCTTTCGCAGATGGTGAAACGGGCAATCGACAACAACGACAGGGACCTGCTCGCCGTGTCGCCCGGAAAGGACTCGATTCTGTCCCAGGTGAGCCTCGCACTGCCGCACTTGACGCCTTCGCAGGAGCATGTCAAACGCCGCAGGCACAGCCTGTTCGCCAAACAGTGGAagcgcaacgccatcaacGATTGCCTGTACAACTTCTACGCGTCCCGCTTCAAGGGTCGCGATGACGCCACCGTGAAAGAGAACGTCATTGCGAGCGCCGCGGGCAACGAGACAGCCCAACGCCTCATCGAGAGCGCGCTGGCGCGAAAGAGGCACGCGCCTTCTGAGCCTAAGAACGCGATGACCCGTAACTGGATCAGCTCCGGGCCCGTGTACTGCAAGTCACTCAGCGATGTGCTGAAGACCTACTACGAATACCTCTACTCGAAGCAGGAGGGCAACGGCGTTCTGAAGCGCAAGGTGGCGGCTACGTCGCGTTACTTCTTCGAGATCCTCGCCGAAGCGAAGGACTGCGAGCGTAAAATGCGTGAGCGCGAGCTCGTCACCGAGGAGCGTCTGTACGGCAGGAAGGACTTCATTGCGGACATCGAGCGGGAAAACCAGAACAACCGCAACAGGTGCAAAAAGATGTACACGATGTACCTCCAGTGCCAGAAGAGGTGCGAAGAGATGTCGAGGCACCTGCGTGACAGGGTCGCCCAGCAGGCCGCCGCCATGGGCCCCGGCCCCAGCCCCGCCCCCGTCCCCGTCCCCGTCCCCGAGAGGGTGCAGCCGCCCCCCGTCCGGCCAGGGCCGCACTCGGCAGCGTCGCACGACATCACCGAAGATACGGCGATGAACGCCGCGCACGTGCCGCAACAACAGTACGACCTGGAGGACTGCAAGACCACGGCGCCAGCGTCGGGCCCTGCGACCGGCGAGGGCGACAGGGAGGTGGGCCAGATGTCGCAGACGGCGGAACGCCTGACGCAAGCGGAGAGCAACGTGTGCCACGAGATCGTGCTTTCGTTGCCAGCGTTGCCCACCCAGGAGGACTTGGGCACGCAGAGCCGGAATGGCGGGTCCGCCTCCGCCGGCACCGCGACCCCGTCAAGGCACGACTTCTCGTGCGACACACCTAACAGGGACAAGACGGTAATCAGCGGGCAAATGGGGTCTTCTAGCGCGTGGGATGTGGCAACCAGTGCGCAGAACCGCTCCATCCAGCTTGTCTCCTCGTGCATCCCATCTTCAAGGGTCCGGCCAAGGGAGACCCTCACCCCCACGAAACGCCTAGGCGACAGGTCCGTCACAGACTCGAtcgccaactgcagcaaaTCACCGTCGTCAGCCATGGCAGCGGGCTCCCGACAGGGTGGGCCGATAACCCCCTCGTTCCGGTGCAACTCCAACAGCGCCAGGGAACAGGACACGCCGTTCGCGAACCGATTGAGTTCTGTGGGCCACGTAAACAAGAGGATCTACAGTAAAATGGAGGAGAAGGGCGAACTGGAGGGCTACAGGGCGCTGCTGAGCGAGCTGAACGCGCTGCTCTTCGCAGACGGCGGCAGCGTGCTCGGGTTCAGCAAGCTGCCGCCTGCGCTGAGCTGGCTCGACGAAACCGACAACTGCCGCCCCACGGTGCCTCCAAGCCAGGAGAACTTCAGGGACGGCACTCTGTACACTACCTGCTCGTATGCTGAAATTAAGCTCATGAAGGTCCTGCAGGGCGGGATTTGTGCGCTACGGTCGAAGAACCGCAGCAAGGACATGGAGGCGGCGATCCTGCAGCAGATCATCGACGTGAACagcgagctgctggagctgaAAAAGAAGCTGGACAATGGTCGTTGCGCGCTGTACAAGAAACTGAAGCGCGACTGGGCCGAGCGCAACTCTAAATGGGCGGGGTTCCCTCCGCTGAAGCGGGGCTACCGGCTGTTGAACATGCTGGGAAAGGGCGGTTTCGCGGAGGTGTGGGAGGTGCTGGACCCCATAACGCTCACCGTGCAGGCGGCGAAGCTCCACATTTTGTCCGTGGACATGAACCCCGTGGAGCGCGGTAACGTCGTCATGAGGGTGAAGAACGAGATAGACATACACAAAACGTGCCGATCGCACAAGAACATAGTGAACATGAAGGCGTGCTTCGAGATGGGCGACAACATGCTCGCCACGATCCTCgagctgtgcgacgacggcgacCTCGACCACTACATAAAGCTGCACGCGCCGGTGCCCGAGAAGCTCGCGCTGACCTGGACCTACCAGATTTTGGAGGGTCTGCACTACATGAAGACGCTGCCCGAGGGGCGTGTGCACCACTGCGACCTCAAGCCAGGCAACATCCTCAAGCACCGGGGGGACGTGAAGCTGGCTGACTTCGGCCTATCTAAG ATGGTGCCCCACCATTCAACGAGGGAACTCTGGGGGGGCGGCGGCACCATCTTCTACCAGCCGCCCGAGTGCCTGCTCGCCAACTTCAGGAACAAACAGATTGTGCTCACCGACAAGATCGACATCTGGGCGGTTGGCTGCATCCTGTACGAGATGCTGTACAACGCGCGCCCGTTCGGTTTCATCGGTGGCCGGAGGTCACTTTCGGGTACGCAGCAACACATGCAAAAACTCTTATACTGCATTACAGAGAGGATGTACCAGGCCATCCTAAGTGGCGTGAAGTTCCCGCCGAACGACCGGGTGTCTGAGGACTGCAGG GATCTCATTTCAAGATTCCTTGCTTTCGAGCCCAACATGCGGCCCTCCATCGAGGAGGCCATGAGTGCCCCGGTGTTCCACGCGGAACTGTCCGGTTGCATCTGA
- a CDS encoding membrane protein, putative: MERALRNFIIILAIDITVFVASVVIWCSKRTKIIVLIQNSLQGLHLLNRKKQKEHTQSDNRRVTVDDVKYRVTYQSGYASSVTEADNDGSSSAENGDEDSSNEASAATLMYIERKKKKPSAEGGRATSSKKRKDTWWYYLYHGKHNKIRNNEAVLYLGFIRSTCIMLLICSAVAIVSNVVIFTHLTVNNKPHFLLTYSIEDLRTCKVTVWTLYATTWIYSIIVYVHILKFKQKVNKGKQITVMLRPQLHTIMIFGFDKTITDPGRFYRYFEKYFPEHVLSVHVVFNHSKRMALEEELKATKAQLCLCRDMSLLVDRSREAYQHSAVTSTSGKEAVDGRADADVAPKKPRRSRSCGMLPEAEMKCSLGQTAPLRNCASSVNQGGTPRNCASSANLLSLPKPAKPEPKKPSLAIPKGFTRYVTRMLGKNDCELQEAGDAENLEYLGERFAGLLKKVKELKARIEQELNREHTTSARICFVSFADSNIVLHILKDRNLLEGMPTWRIVPAPHPRDIIWQNLHLPRWYVATRMVVCNLLLTIFYIVITWILSHLNLLHTVKSKDDRNPERSFSINDLTERSFWSSIMPPIIMAGLNSFVHPTMINLLSRQVGFWTQTAHQKYLLFGHVKSSTGRSTRCRWSWGPSSSTPRGVRSICIYFFKFDIGVTNFDLGYWYAFHLSILTLVMLFSLFIPYLLILGTLYFAVRYCVDRHNIAYDVLQLPLDSTGKIAASAVKSMLICISLTQFAMSGVFLNCQEVLPSTCITLLYIASVATWLLLYESNADAVVEATESMHKIKLAPLTKKMMDTIKLCYMHPCDAKDLIDGRVTQRNSQ; encoded by the exons ATGGAGCGCGCCCTGAGGAACTTCATCATCATTCTAGCCATAGATATCACGGTGTTCGTGGCCAGCGTGGTGATTTGGTGCAGCAAACGCACCAAGATAATCGTGCTGATCCAGAACAGCCTGCAGGGACTGCACCTGCTGAACCGGAAGAAGCAGAAGGAGCACACCCAGTCCGATAACAGGCGCGTCACCGTAGACGATGTGAAGTACCGAGTTACGTACCAGAGCGGTTACGCCAGTAGCG TCACGGAAGCGGACAACGacggcagcagctccgCCGAGAATGGGGACGAGGACTCAAGCAACGAAGCGTCGGCCGCGACGCTGATGTACATCGAACGGAAGAAAAAGAAGCCCTCGGCTGAAGGAGGGAGGGCCACCAGCAGCAAGAAGCGCAAGGACACTTGGTGGTACTACCTCTACCATGGGAAGCACAACAAGATCCGCAACAATGAGGCGGTGCTGTACCTCGGCTTCATCCGCAGTACATGCATCATGCTGCTCATCTGTTCGGCGGTGGCCATCGTCTCGAACGTCGTCATCTTCACCCACCTGACCGTGAACAACAAACCTCACTTCCTGCTGACGTACTCCATTGAGGACCTGCGCACCTGCAAGGTGACCGTGTGGACGCTGTACGCGACGACGTGGATCTACTCGATAATCGTGTACGTGCACATCCTCAAGTTCAAGCAGAAGGTCAACAAGGGCAAGCAGATCACCGTGATGCTGCGTCCGCAGCTGCACACGATAATGATCTTCGGTTTCGACAAAACCATCACCGACCCCGGTCGGTTCTACCGCTACTTCGAGAAGTACTTCCCGGAGCACGTGCTATCGGTCCACGTGGTGTTCAACCACAGCAAGCGCATGGCGCTGGAGGAGGAGCTCAAGGCCACCAAGGCGCAGCTCTGCCTGTGCAGGGACATGTCGCTGCTGGTCGACAGGTCGCGCGAGGCGTACCAGCACTCGGCCGTGACCAGCACCAGTGGGAAGGAGGCGGTCGACGGGCGCGCCGACGCCGACGTGGCCCCCAAGAAACCTCGGAGGTCGCGATCGTGCGGGATGCTCCCCGAGGCCGAGATGAAGTGCTCGCTCGGCCAGACTGCCCCGCTGAGGAACTGCGCGTCGTCGGTGAATCAGGGAGGCACGCCTCGGAACTGTGCGTCGTCGGCCAACTTGCTTTCGCTCCCCAAACCTGCGAAGCCCGAGCCGAAAAAGCCGTCGCTGGCGATCCCGAAGGGGTTCACGCGCTACGTGACTCGCATGCTGGGCAAAAACGATTGTGAGCTGCAGGAAGCAGGCGACGCGGAAAACCTGGAATACTTGGGGGAGAGGTTTGCCGGGCTCCtgaagaaggtgaaggaacTGAAGgcgcgcatcgagcaggagTTGAACCGGGAGCACACCACGTCTGCCCGTATATGCTTCGTTTCGTTCGCGGATTCCAACATCGTGCTGCACATTCTGAAGGACCGGAACCTGCTGGAGGGCATGCCTACATGGCGCATCGTGCCGGCCCCGCACCCAAGGGACATAATCTGGCAGAATCTGCACCTTCCCAGGTGGTACGTGGCCACGCGTATGGTGGTGTGCAACCTCTTGCTGACGATTTTCTACATCGTCATCACCTGGATACTCTCGcacctcaacctgctgcacACCGTCAAGAGCAAGGACGACC GTAACCCGGAGAGATCGTTCAGCATCAACGACCTCACCGAGCGCTCGTTCTGGAGCTCCATCATGCCGCCCATTATTATGGCCGGGCTGAACTCGTTCGTGCACCCCACCATGATAAACCTCTTGTCGAGGCAAGTGG GCTTCTGGACACAAACCGCGCACCAGAAGTACCTCCTGTTCGGCCACGT AAAATCTTCGACGGGGCGTTCGACTCGCTGTCGTTGGAGCTGGGGACCGTCCTCGTCAACACCACGTGGCG TGCGATCTATATGTATATACTTCTTCAAATTCGACATTGGTGTCACCAACTTCGACTTGGGGTACTGGTACGCCTTCCACCTGTCGATCTTGACGCTGGTGATGCTCTTCAG CCTGTTCATCCCGTATTTGCTTATCCTCGGGACTCTGTACTTCGCGGTCCGATACTGCGTCGACAGGCACAATATCGCATACGACGttctgcagctgccgctGGACTCCACCGGCAAGATCGCAGCTTCGGCCGTGAAGTCGATGCTCATATGCATTTCGCTCACGCAGTTCGCGATGTCTGGCGTCTTCCTGAACTGTCAGGAAGTGCTGCCTTCCACTTGTATAACATTGCTCTACATTGCCTCCGTG GCCACCTGGCTGCTTCTGTACGAGTCCAACGCGGACGCGGTGGTAGAGGCCACCGAGTCCATGCACAAGATCAAGTTGGCGCCGCTCACCAAGAAGATGATGGACACCATCAAGCTGTGTTACATGCACCCGTGCGATGCCAAGGACCTCATCGACGGGCGCGTGACCCAGAGAAACTCGCAGTAA